One genomic segment of Ricinus communis isolate WT05 ecotype wild-type chromosome 3, ASM1957865v1, whole genome shotgun sequence includes these proteins:
- the LOC8280403 gene encoding probable LRR receptor-like serine/threonine-protein kinase At3g47570 isoform X1 produces MGLSYKSLLLFLSSLFIPSGVLILCFSSTTSSAISGNETDLQALLEFKSKITHDPFQVLRSWNETIHFCQWQGVTCGLLHRRVTVLDLHSLKISGSISPYIGNLSFLRALNIQNNSFGHEIPQQIGYLRRLEELRLNNNSVGGKIPTNISRCSNLVFISLGKNKLEGNVPEELGVLSNLQVLSIFGNKLTGSIPHSLGNLSQLQRLSLAENRMVGEVPNSLGWLRNLTFLSLRSNRLSGTIPSSLFNLSSIRNLDIGENNFHGNLHSDIGFLLPNIRWFAISSNEFTGKIPVSLSNATNLESLLLLQNNLTGEVPSLAKLDRLRVFSLTSNNLGTGKADDLSFLHSLTNTTALEELGVNGNNFGGMLPDSIANLSTTLRILLLDNNRIIGSIPSGIENLVSLEDFEVWNNQLSGFIPDSIGKLQNLVVLALNSNMLSGHIPSSLGNLTNLIQLLVEDNNLSGRIPSDLGRCQNMLGLSLSQNNFSGSIPPEVISISSLSIYLDLSQNNLTGTLPMEVGNLKSLSEFDVSGNKLSGEIPRTLGSCISLEILNMAGNNFQGLIPSSLSSLRALQILDLSNNHLSGEIPGFLSTPGALQYLNLSYNNFKGMVPSKGIFKNASATSVEGNNMLCGGIPEFQLPVCNSARHKKNRLTPVLKTVIAAISAISGMAFLILMLYLFWFRQKKVNETTADFSEKKIMELSYQNLHKATDGFSSANIIGMGSFGSVYKGRLDREGTLIAVKVFNLMRRGGFKSFLAECEALRNIRHRNLLKVLTACSSLDYHGNDFKALVYEFMVNGSLEEWLHPPVATNEAELETRKLNFLQRLNIAIDVASALYYLHHHCEPQIVHCDLKPSNILLDEELTGHVGDFGLARFLLDATQNHYTQSSSIGVRGTVGYAPPEYGMSSEVSTYGDVYSYGILLLEMFTGKRPMDDMFKDGFNLHNFVKAALPNQVVEIVDPNLLPEIEEGETSTDSADTGRCKTSSNRLMECLNVIFQVGVDCSVEFPRERMPIVDVGRQLASIKDKLVGTGFPSKRQISIL; encoded by the exons ATGGGGCTCTCTTACAAGAGCTTGTTGCTGTTTCTCTCATCTCTTTTCATCCCTTCTGGTGTTCTTATATTGTGCTTTAGCTCAACAACTAGCTCTGCCATTTCTGGCAATGAGACTGATCTCCAAGCCTTGCTTGAATTCAAGTCGAAAATCACTCATGACCCTTTTCAGGTTTTGAGATCATGGAATGAAACCATCCATTTTTGTCAGTGGCAAGGCGTCACCTGTGGTCTTCTCCACCGGAGAGTTACAGTTCTGGACCTGCACTCCTTGAAAATATCAGGCTCTATATCACCCTACATTGGCAACTTGAGCTTCCTAAGGGCATTAAATATCCAAAACAACAGCTTTGGTCATGAAATTCCGCAACAGATTGGCTATTTGCGTAGGCTGGAAGAACTCAGATTGAACAACAATTCAGTAGGAGGGAAGATTCCTACAAATATATCAAGATGCTCAAACCTTGTTTTTATTTCCTTGGGGAAAAACAAGCTAGAAGGAAATGTTCCTGAAGAGCTGGGTGTCCTGTCAAACCTTCAAGTTCTTTCGATCTTTGGAAACAAGCTAACCGGAAGCATTCCTCATTCGCTTGGGAATTTGTCGCAACTTCAGAGACTATCTTTAGCTGAAAATAGAATGGTCGGTGAAGTTCCTAATTCACTAGGCTGGCTGAGAAATCTTACATTTTTGAGTCTTCGTTCAAATAGGCTGTCAGGTACCATCCCTTCGtcactttttaatttatcttctaTCAGGAATTTAGACataggagaaaataatttcCATGGAAACCTTCATTCAGATATAGGCTTCTTACTTCCAAACATCCGATGGTTTGCTATTAGCTCTAACGAGTTCACTGGGAAAATCCCTGTTTCGTTGTCTAATGCTACAAACCTGGAATCACTACTTCTGCTTCAAAACAATCTTACTGGAGAGGTTCCTTCTCTAGCAAAGTTAGATAGGCTTCGGGTTTTCTCTCTTACTTCAAACAATTTAGGAACAGGAAAGGCTGATGACTTGAGCTTTCTTCATTCTTTGACCAATACCACAGCATTAGAAGAACTGGGCGTCAATGGAAATAACTTCGGAGGGATGCTACCTGATAGCATTGCCAATCTTTCTACTACTCTTAGGATATTACTTCTCGATAACAACCGAATAATTGGAAGCATCCCATCTGGGATAGAAAATCTTGTCAGCTTGGAAGATTTTGAGGTTTGGAATAATCAACTCTCAGGTTTCATTCCGGATAGTATTGGAAAGCTTCAAAATCTAGTGGTATTGGCTTTGAACAGTAATATGCTTTCAGGGCATATTCCATCTTCTCTAGGGAACTTGACCAATTTAATTCAACTTCTAGTAGAAGATAACAATCTTTCAGGGAGGATACCGTCAGATCTTGGCAGATGCCAAAATATGCTTGGATTGTCTCTTTCTCAAAACAATTTTAGCGGTTCCATACCCCCTGAAGTTATAAGTATTTCTTCATTGTCAATTTATCTTGATCTGTCCCAAAACAATTTGACTGGAACCTTACCCATGGAAGTTGGAAATCTGAAAAGCCTGAGCGAATTTGATGTTTCTGGAAACAAATTATCAGGTGAGATTCCAAGAACTCTTGGCAGTTGTATAAGCCTAGAGATACTAAATATGGCTGGCAACAATTTTCAAGGGCTCATACCTTCATCTTTGAGTTCATTGAGGGCTCTAcaaattttagacttatctAATAATCATCTGTCAGGTGAAATTCCAGGATTCCTGTCAACACCTGGTGCCTTGCAGTATTTAAATCTctcttataataattttaaaggcATGGTGCCCAGTAAAGGCATCTTTAAGAATGCAAGTGCTACTTCAGTTGAGGGAAACAATATGCTTTGTGGAGGAATTCCTGAGTTCCAACTGCCTGTATGCAATTCTGCAAGGCATAAGAAGAATAGATTGACTCCTGTACTGAAGACAGTCATTGCTGCTATATCAGCGATTTCAGGAATGGCATTCCTTATTTTAATGCTGTATCTTTTCTGGTTCAGGCAGAAGAAAGTAAATGAAACTACTGCAGACTTTTCAGAGAAGAAAATTATGGAACTTTCATATCAAAACCTGCATAAAGCTACTGATGGATTTTCTTCAGCTAATATCATTGGCATGGGTAGTTTTGGGTCAGTCTATAAAGGAAGACTTGATAGGGAAGGAACTTTAATTGCTGTAAAGGTATTTAACCTTATGCGAAGAGGGGGATTCAAGAGTTTCCTAGCTGAGTGTGAAGCCTTAAGAAACATCAGACACCGGAATCTTCTAAAGGTACTAACTGCATGCTCGAGTCTAGATTATCATGGAAATGATTTTAAGGCTCTTGTTTATGAGTTCATGGTTAATGGAAGCTTAGAGGAGTGGTTGCATCCACCTGTTGCCACAAATGAAGCAGAATTGGAAACAAGGAAGTTGAATTTTCTGCAGAGACTAAACATTGCTATTGATGTTGCTTCTGCGCTTTATTATCTCCACCACCACTGCGAACCACAAATTGTTCATTGCGATCTGAAACCAAGCAATATTCTTCTGGATGAAGAACTGACAGGACATGTCGGTGACTTTGGGTTAGCTAGATTCCTTCTAGACGCAACCCAGAACCATTATACTCAATCAAGCTCTATTGGAGTAAGAGGGACAGTGGGTTACGCTCCACCTG AGTATGGAATGAGCAGTGAGGTTTCGACATATGGCGATGTATACAGTTATGGGATACTCTTGCTAGAAATGTTTACAGGGAAGAGGCCTATGGATGACATGTTTAAAGATGGTTTTAACCTTCATAACTTTGTGAAGGCAGCTTTGCCCAATCAAGTGGTGGAGATTGTGGATCCAAATCTTCTTCCTGAAATAGAAGAAGGCGAGACAAGCACAGACAGTGCTGACACCGGAAGATGCAAAACAAGCAGCAACAGACTGATGGAGTGCTTGAATGTAATATTTCAAGTTGGAGTTGATTGTTCTGTTGAGTTTCCTAGAGAACGAATGCCCATTGTTGATGTTGGCAGGCAGTTAGCCTCAATCAAGGACAAACTTGTCGGAACTGGATTTCCTAGCAAGAGACAAATTAGTATTCTATAA
- the LOC8280403 gene encoding probable LRR receptor-like serine/threonine-protein kinase At3g47570 isoform X2, translated as MGLSYKSLLLFLSSLFIPSGVLILCFSSTTSSAISGNETDLQALLEFKSKITHDPFQVLRSWNETIHFCQWQGVTCGLLHRRVTVLDLHSLKISGSISPYIGNLSFLRALNIQNNSFGHEIPQQIGYLRRLEELRLNNNSVGGKIPTNISRCSNLVFISLGKNKLEGNVPEELGVLSNLQVLSIFGNKLTGSIPHSLGNLSQLQRLSLAENRMVGEVPNSLGWLRNLTFLSLRSNRLSDIGFLLPNIRWFAISSNEFTGKIPVSLSNATNLESLLLLQNNLTGEVPSLAKLDRLRVFSLTSNNLGTGKADDLSFLHSLTNTTALEELGVNGNNFGGMLPDSIANLSTTLRILLLDNNRIIGSIPSGIENLVSLEDFEVWNNQLSGFIPDSIGKLQNLVVLALNSNMLSGHIPSSLGNLTNLIQLLVEDNNLSGRIPSDLGRCQNMLGLSLSQNNFSGSIPPEVISISSLSIYLDLSQNNLTGTLPMEVGNLKSLSEFDVSGNKLSGEIPRTLGSCISLEILNMAGNNFQGLIPSSLSSLRALQILDLSNNHLSGEIPGFLSTPGALQYLNLSYNNFKGMVPSKGIFKNASATSVEGNNMLCGGIPEFQLPVCNSARHKKNRLTPVLKTVIAAISAISGMAFLILMLYLFWFRQKKVNETTADFSEKKIMELSYQNLHKATDGFSSANIIGMGSFGSVYKGRLDREGTLIAVKVFNLMRRGGFKSFLAECEALRNIRHRNLLKVLTACSSLDYHGNDFKALVYEFMVNGSLEEWLHPPVATNEAELETRKLNFLQRLNIAIDVASALYYLHHHCEPQIVHCDLKPSNILLDEELTGHVGDFGLARFLLDATQNHYTQSSSIGVRGTVGYAPPEYGMSSEVSTYGDVYSYGILLLEMFTGKRPMDDMFKDGFNLHNFVKAALPNQVVEIVDPNLLPEIEEGETSTDSADTGRCKTSSNRLMECLNVIFQVGVDCSVEFPRERMPIVDVGRQLASIKDKLVGTGFPSKRQISIL; from the exons ATGGGGCTCTCTTACAAGAGCTTGTTGCTGTTTCTCTCATCTCTTTTCATCCCTTCTGGTGTTCTTATATTGTGCTTTAGCTCAACAACTAGCTCTGCCATTTCTGGCAATGAGACTGATCTCCAAGCCTTGCTTGAATTCAAGTCGAAAATCACTCATGACCCTTTTCAGGTTTTGAGATCATGGAATGAAACCATCCATTTTTGTCAGTGGCAAGGCGTCACCTGTGGTCTTCTCCACCGGAGAGTTACAGTTCTGGACCTGCACTCCTTGAAAATATCAGGCTCTATATCACCCTACATTGGCAACTTGAGCTTCCTAAGGGCATTAAATATCCAAAACAACAGCTTTGGTCATGAAATTCCGCAACAGATTGGCTATTTGCGTAGGCTGGAAGAACTCAGATTGAACAACAATTCAGTAGGAGGGAAGATTCCTACAAATATATCAAGATGCTCAAACCTTGTTTTTATTTCCTTGGGGAAAAACAAGCTAGAAGGAAATGTTCCTGAAGAGCTGGGTGTCCTGTCAAACCTTCAAGTTCTTTCGATCTTTGGAAACAAGCTAACCGGAAGCATTCCTCATTCGCTTGGGAATTTGTCGCAACTTCAGAGACTATCTTTAGCTGAAAATAGAATGGTCGGTGAAGTTCCTAATTCACTAGGCTGGCTGAGAAATCTTACATTTTTGAGTCTTCGTTCAAATAGGCTGTCAG ATATAGGCTTCTTACTTCCAAACATCCGATGGTTTGCTATTAGCTCTAACGAGTTCACTGGGAAAATCCCTGTTTCGTTGTCTAATGCTACAAACCTGGAATCACTACTTCTGCTTCAAAACAATCTTACTGGAGAGGTTCCTTCTCTAGCAAAGTTAGATAGGCTTCGGGTTTTCTCTCTTACTTCAAACAATTTAGGAACAGGAAAGGCTGATGACTTGAGCTTTCTTCATTCTTTGACCAATACCACAGCATTAGAAGAACTGGGCGTCAATGGAAATAACTTCGGAGGGATGCTACCTGATAGCATTGCCAATCTTTCTACTACTCTTAGGATATTACTTCTCGATAACAACCGAATAATTGGAAGCATCCCATCTGGGATAGAAAATCTTGTCAGCTTGGAAGATTTTGAGGTTTGGAATAATCAACTCTCAGGTTTCATTCCGGATAGTATTGGAAAGCTTCAAAATCTAGTGGTATTGGCTTTGAACAGTAATATGCTTTCAGGGCATATTCCATCTTCTCTAGGGAACTTGACCAATTTAATTCAACTTCTAGTAGAAGATAACAATCTTTCAGGGAGGATACCGTCAGATCTTGGCAGATGCCAAAATATGCTTGGATTGTCTCTTTCTCAAAACAATTTTAGCGGTTCCATACCCCCTGAAGTTATAAGTATTTCTTCATTGTCAATTTATCTTGATCTGTCCCAAAACAATTTGACTGGAACCTTACCCATGGAAGTTGGAAATCTGAAAAGCCTGAGCGAATTTGATGTTTCTGGAAACAAATTATCAGGTGAGATTCCAAGAACTCTTGGCAGTTGTATAAGCCTAGAGATACTAAATATGGCTGGCAACAATTTTCAAGGGCTCATACCTTCATCTTTGAGTTCATTGAGGGCTCTAcaaattttagacttatctAATAATCATCTGTCAGGTGAAATTCCAGGATTCCTGTCAACACCTGGTGCCTTGCAGTATTTAAATCTctcttataataattttaaaggcATGGTGCCCAGTAAAGGCATCTTTAAGAATGCAAGTGCTACTTCAGTTGAGGGAAACAATATGCTTTGTGGAGGAATTCCTGAGTTCCAACTGCCTGTATGCAATTCTGCAAGGCATAAGAAGAATAGATTGACTCCTGTACTGAAGACAGTCATTGCTGCTATATCAGCGATTTCAGGAATGGCATTCCTTATTTTAATGCTGTATCTTTTCTGGTTCAGGCAGAAGAAAGTAAATGAAACTACTGCAGACTTTTCAGAGAAGAAAATTATGGAACTTTCATATCAAAACCTGCATAAAGCTACTGATGGATTTTCTTCAGCTAATATCATTGGCATGGGTAGTTTTGGGTCAGTCTATAAAGGAAGACTTGATAGGGAAGGAACTTTAATTGCTGTAAAGGTATTTAACCTTATGCGAAGAGGGGGATTCAAGAGTTTCCTAGCTGAGTGTGAAGCCTTAAGAAACATCAGACACCGGAATCTTCTAAAGGTACTAACTGCATGCTCGAGTCTAGATTATCATGGAAATGATTTTAAGGCTCTTGTTTATGAGTTCATGGTTAATGGAAGCTTAGAGGAGTGGTTGCATCCACCTGTTGCCACAAATGAAGCAGAATTGGAAACAAGGAAGTTGAATTTTCTGCAGAGACTAAACATTGCTATTGATGTTGCTTCTGCGCTTTATTATCTCCACCACCACTGCGAACCACAAATTGTTCATTGCGATCTGAAACCAAGCAATATTCTTCTGGATGAAGAACTGACAGGACATGTCGGTGACTTTGGGTTAGCTAGATTCCTTCTAGACGCAACCCAGAACCATTATACTCAATCAAGCTCTATTGGAGTAAGAGGGACAGTGGGTTACGCTCCACCTG AGTATGGAATGAGCAGTGAGGTTTCGACATATGGCGATGTATACAGTTATGGGATACTCTTGCTAGAAATGTTTACAGGGAAGAGGCCTATGGATGACATGTTTAAAGATGGTTTTAACCTTCATAACTTTGTGAAGGCAGCTTTGCCCAATCAAGTGGTGGAGATTGTGGATCCAAATCTTCTTCCTGAAATAGAAGAAGGCGAGACAAGCACAGACAGTGCTGACACCGGAAGATGCAAAACAAGCAGCAACAGACTGATGGAGTGCTTGAATGTAATATTTCAAGTTGGAGTTGATTGTTCTGTTGAGTTTCCTAGAGAACGAATGCCCATTGTTGATGTTGGCAGGCAGTTAGCCTCAATCAAGGACAAACTTGTCGGAACTGGATTTCCTAGCAAGAGACAAATTAGTATTCTATAA